A stretch of the Aphis gossypii isolate Hap1 chromosome 2, ASM2018417v2, whole genome shotgun sequence genome encodes the following:
- the LOC114119400 gene encoding succinate dehydrogenase assembly factor 3, mitochondrial, with product MSGLNHVQRVRLLYKTILRLHRGLPNELQELGQTYVRDEFRRHKNCNPKEARTFMLEWSKYTLTLSEQLLKNAKSDIGFGKHIAAQDGVLESFTDDQIVQLYNLFKETTGTRDQTIESELSK from the exons ATGTCCGGTTTAAATCATGTACAAAGAGTTCGATTATtgtacaaaactattttaaggCTACACCGTGGCTTACCTAATGAATTACAAGAATTAGGTCAAACATATGTCCGTGATGAATTTCGCAggcataaaaattgtaacccTAAAGAAGCCAGAACATTCATGCTGGAATGgagt AAATACACATTGACATTATCAGAGCAACTGTTGAAAAATGCTAAATCAGATATTGGTTTTGGTAAACATATTGCTGCACAGGATGGTGTATTAGAATCTTTCACAGATGATCAAATTGTAcaactgtataatttatttaaagaaacaaCTGGAACTCGGGATCAAACTATTGAATCTGagctttcaaaataa